The DNA sequence TCGTAAGCATCCGTTGCCCGCGCAGCAAGTTTATGGGCAGCTCGGTGGATATTCGAGTTTTCATGCGCATAAAAATAAGCCAGACGGTCTATCACCACCTGAGGTTTTTGCGTTGTCGCGGCATTATCCAGCCAAATTAATGGATGGCCATTGACAGACTCATTCAAAATGGGAAAATCAGCACGGATAGCACCAACATCTAATGCAGTCACATTTTTCACCGAAGAATCGATCCCTTCAGTCAAGAGATGATCTTTAAAGGGGTTTTCAGCTAAAAAGTAGTATGCAGATTCTTGGTTGTCTACCGGAAATTGAGCACCATGTGTAAATGAATGTCCTCCTTTTAATCTTTCGGACAATTCGATTATTGGTTGTTCATATCTTTCTTGATATGGCAAGGTAAGTCGCGCAGGATCGTAAAGTAGACCATTTCCTGATGATTTCACAGATTTACCGCCAATACCTCCTACTTCGGTAAGCGACGAATCTGCAGACCCTCCAAAGTTAGCAGAATCTGTAAAATCCACTGGTGGATTAATGCTACCATGATTTTCGTGTCCTGATGCGATGTGGGACAATGAGCGCTTGTTCGAATGACCTGCCGATAGCCTATCAACAGATGAATTTCCTATTTCATAAGGAAAATATACCTCCGGCTTTACCACGTCGTTAATAATATCCCGATGTTCGCGGTCCTGTGCCAGTTGACTAGCATTCGCCTCCGATTCATTAGGTGGCGCTTTGAAATAGCGGTTGGCTTCTTCTTTCAAAAAATTTTCGAATTCAACATTTAATTCAGACATAAGTATGCATCATTTTAGCCGATTATCCTTTATATATTTTCTCTATCCACGCTGTACTCGTTAACCGTAATTATATTCGTGGTATTTGGTGATATCTACATCCTCCAATACTGCAACTGCGTCATCTACCAGAATAACTAAAGAGCAGTATAAGGAAATCAGGTAAGAGGCAATAGCCTTATCATTGATGCCGGTAAATTTGATGGAAAGACCCGGTGTTTGCTCTCCTGGCAAGTCTGGTTGATAAAGTCCTATAACTCCTTGCCTGGATTGTCCGGTTCTGATCAGCAATATCTTGGTCTTGCCTTTTACTATAGGTACTTTGTCGCTTGGAATCAGTGGTATGCCACGCCATGTCAGAAATGGCGATCCAAACAGAGTAACTGTCGGAGGTGGTACACCGCGACGTGTACATTCCCGGCCAAATGCTGCAATAGTGAGCGGATGCAACAGAAAAAATCCCGGCTGCTTCCAGACTTTGGTCAGTAATTCGTCCATGTCATCTGGGGTGGGTGCGCCACTTCTTGTTTTAATAATTTGCTTAGCCGCCACATTGCTCAAAATACCGTAGTCTGCATTATTAATCAATTCACTCTCCTGCCGCTCTTTGATCTTCTCAATGGCTAAACGAAGCTGTTCGCTGATCTGGTTATAAGGCTTACTATAAAGATCTGACACGCGAGTATGTACGTCAATCAGCGTATTCACAGCCTGTAGATTATATTCTCTCGGGTTTTCGTCGTAATCGACAAAGGTGTGTGGTAGCACACTTTCATCTCTACGAGAACAATCTACCTGAATACTATCCTCTCCCACAACTTTGTTTAATCTAAATACGCCCGACTCAACCGGCAGCCACTGTAGCAAATGTACCACCCAACGCGGGGAGACACTTTCTAGTTGACCAGTCGTTCTGGTAGCAATCGCCAAATGCCTTGCGGCAACGTCACCGAGTGCGGTTTGTCCTTGTTTTGATTGTTCACTCATCCTTTATAGTTTTTGTTAAATATTGATAGCAAAAGAAGTCTTATTAGCTCGATTATAAAATGGATAAACCTTTGGATTTCTTATTGATTAATTACCTAAAAACACCCCCTGATCGCAACAGGTTATAAGAAAACAGTTTAAAAAGCTATTAATCTTATATTTATATTCTAAATTATGAAAGTATATCATAAATACAAAATAATACTACAAAAAAGGTAGACATTATTATGTTAACATAAAGTTATCAACTTACTCTATTTATTGCGATCAAGGAAATATGGTAATTGATATCGAGAAGATATCAACTAATTCATTTGAAAAAGAAAAGTTGGATTGGATTTATTGGGAACTTTCGATTTAGATCATGTCGACCATAATTGGTATCGAGCCACGAATAAATGAACTTAGAGTAAGCCAAAATGATAGAAAATAAAACAAAATTGAGACGATTATGACAGGTTACTCTGGTTATAATTTGCAGATTTGATTTTACATACAATAAACCGCTATTTACAAGCTTATACCATCATGAATAAATACATCTTAAGCACCATTGCATTGGCATGCTTCGCAGTGTCTATGCAGGCCGCAGATATAAAAATCAAAGTAACCAAGCAATACATTAATTTCCCTATCTCCCACCAGGTGGATCGTCAGGTCATGAAGATGACGGTTGATGGCAAAGAAGATCGTCAATTTAACATTAGGCTCGCCAATGGAGATCCTGAATATTGGGTATTCACCGATGTATCCGCCTATAAAGGTAAAACTATCATGCTAAGCTATGATGGAGATGAAAGTGCGCTGAGCAAGATCTATCAGGATGATAGAATCGCCGGACAGGATTCCATCTATCAGGAAGTAAACCGACCTCAATTTCATTTCACCACACGCCGGGGTTGGGTCAATGATCCAAATGGCCTCATTTTTTTTGAGGGCGAATACCATTTATTTTACCAGCACAATCCGTATGAACGGGAATGGGAGAATATGTCTTGGGGACATGCAGTGAGTACAGATTTAATCCATTGGGAAGAGCTTCCTGTGGCCTTGCATCCAGATAAAATAGGCACCATGTTTTCCGGATCAGCCGTCATTGATTACGACAATACTTCCGGATTCGGAAAGCCCGGAAAGCCAGCGATGGTGGCGTCTTATACGGCCTATTCTAGCGATAAACAAGTGCAATGTATGGCATATAGCTTGGATCATGGAAGAACCTGGACTAAATACGCTAATAACCCTGTTATTGATAGCAAAGAGAAATGGAATAGCGTAGATACCCGCGATCCCAAGATTATTTGGTATGCCCCAAGTAAGCACTGGGTTATGGTACTCAACGAACGGGATGGCCAATCTATTTACACGTCTTCCAACTTGAAGGATTGGACATACGAGAGCCATACCACGGGCTTTTGGGAATGTCCAGAGTTGTTCGAACTGCCTATAGATGGGGATGAGAACAATAAGAAATGGGTAATGTATGGTGCCTCCAACACCTATATGATCGGCTCATTTGATGGCAAAATTTTTACGCCGGAAAGCGGAAAGCATCAACTAGGAACTGGAACTATTTATGCCGCACAGACATTCTCTAATATTCCGGAAAGTGACGGGCGAAGGATTCAAATCGGTTGGGGACGGGTGGCGCATCCCGGCATGCCTTTCAATGGTATGTTTCTATTACCTACCGAACTGACCTTAAAAACCACAAATAATGGTGTTCGTCTTTTCAGCCAACCTGTTGAAGAAATAGAAAAGATATTCACGCCAGTGCAAAGCTGGTCGAACCTAAAAGCGGATCAAGCAAACGAAAAGCTAAAGGCCTATTACAATGCCAAACAACTGCGTATCAAAACGACCTTTAAGCTATCTCATGCTACCGACGCGGGATTTAATCTTTTCGGACAACGTATTGTCGGATACGACATGAACCACAATACCATCAATGGTGTATTCTATTCGCCAGAGGATATGACCAGCATGGAGCTTACGGCAGATATATTTATTGACAACACGTCTATCGAAGTTTTCATCGATGGCGGAAAATATTCTTACTCGATGGAGCGCAAACCCGACCGTAATAATAAGGAAGGTTTTCACTTCTGGGGAAATAATATTGACGTCACCAATTTGGAGGTATTTGAGGCAGAATCTATTTGGAAGTAATTTAACACCCTACTCCGTCATTGCGCGGAGGTACGACAACGCAATCTTATGTGCGTAAAATTTAGATTGCCGCACCCTCGTCCCTCGGGTTCGCAAGGACGCTTCTTTTAGTTAATAAGGTTCAGAAAATTGATAAGGTTAATAAAGTTCCAAAAACAACAAAGGGTTGCCAGTTTAGGATCGGCAACCCTTTGTATTATAATATAGCCCCAAAGATTATTTCTTTTCCAACAATTGTATCAAGCGATGAAAAATTTCGGTGTTCTCATAGAATCCGATGAATGCCTGCGCTCCTGGCCCATACGCCAATACCGGAACCAGCATACTGCTGTGATCGTTAGAAGCAAAATGTCCTTGAATCTTTCCAGTAGCCTGATCTACATCCAATAAATTCAAAGCACCTGTTTCGTGATCGGCCGTGACCAATACTAGCGTATGGCCATCGGCATCGGCAAAGCGAAGCGCCTCTCCTACTGCTTGATCAAAATCCACCGTTTCTGCAGCAACATAAGTCAGATCGCGCGCATGCCCACCGTAGTCGATTTGCGCACTTTCGGCCATGATAAAGAATCCCTTATCCCGCTTATCTAGCTTTTGAATAGTGAGATTTACTAATTGCGACAAGACTGGTCCTCTACCCTCTTTTGCCGGACGCGTAAGGGAATCGGGCAAAAATGTCACTAACTTCTCTGCCTTCGATTGCTGAAACGAAACGAGATCTTCGAGCAGTGTAAAATCGTTCTTCGCAAGATCTGTAACCAGTTTTTGGTGTTTTGCGACATCACGATATGGGCTAGGTCGCCCAGCAATTAAGATATCGATGGATTGGTTGGTGACCAAAGACTGTGTGATGTCTTCGGAAGCATTTCTGTTTTTATGTTTTGCGTAAAATACCGCTGGCGTGGCATCCGATGCATCACCAGTGGAAATAATGCCCGTGCGCATGCCTCGTTCCCTAATCCGATCCGGAATCGCTGCCAAAGCAACACCATTGGTATCCACGCTGATTTGTCCATTGTAAGTTTTCATGCCCGTAGCAATAGCGGTACCGCCAGCACCAGAGTCCGTATTTCCTAAGCTGTACGATGTCGTCGATGAAAAACCAATATGCCGCATTTGCTTTATATTCGATTCACCACGATTGGCGATAATAGCCGATTGCAGATGTCCTAAACCCATCCCATCACCAATCAAGAGGATTACATTGCGAATCTCCTTCTTCGCACCATCGCTAGCATACGTTGGAGAATAAACAGGATACAGTTTTACGAGTTGAAAACGAGACGCAAGCAATTCATCTAAATACACTTTCAGCTGCGCTGGATGATCGGTATTGAGCCAGGTGACGCCCATCTTTTCGAGCACAATCCAGGTATTTACATTGTCTGACGTACCCCAAAGTCGAAATGATACGCCCCAATCTGCCGCTTGCTTGGCATCCTGCATGATCTTTTGCAGTTCCATTTTAGCAGGCTCACCCTTACCATTCCATTGGCTGTAAACGCGCAGATCTTGGCTTATCATGCCTAGATGTTTGCGTTGTGCGTCGGTGTAAGGGATATTCGGCCTGCCATCAAACTTAATCCATGTCGGAAATTGAGAAAACAGTTCTGGAGCAGGCATATTGCCGCTGATCACAATGTGTACCGGATGGGCAGATCGGGCATCGTCAAATAAGAAATCGTATTTAAGCAGCAGCGCAATCAAGCTTGGCATCAAGCGTTGATAATCTTCCTTAAAATCCAACAGTAATTGCAGGTTCTTAGTAGTATCGGCAAATGGATGCGCCCCATTCGCACGATACAATTCTGCTAAAGGCTGTAAGTACAACTTTTCTAAAGTGCGACCTACCGTAATATCTTTCTGGTCATGCGCCGCATACAAAGTATCATCTCTCAAAAACAGATCGACTTCGATCGATTCCATCCCAGCATGGTACGCGGTAAGGAATGGAATCGCCTGCTCGTAATCATTGTGGCTATGGCCACGCACATTCAGTATACCGGCTTCTTTGTCGGCAAACATCAGCTGCTCAAAACGCTGACTCAAACTGCTGGCTTCTTGTGCGACTACCGGCTCTTGGTTCCAACAGAAACATAGGCAGGCTAACGATACTCCTAAAAAATTCTTCATCTTCTCGTATTTACATCCAAAGCTATGCAAGCCCTTTCGATCCTAGAAAACCATTGGGATTGCATAGCTTAATTTATTCATTCTATTCTTATTTACCAGCCCTCATTCTGCGCAATACCCGCATTACTCACATCTTGCGGAGGAATTGGCCACACGTGGTGAACCGTTGGATTGAAATTACGTGCTGGCCAGACGGTGATGGTGGTAAAGGTAGAAGCCGGATCGGTCTTGGTCACATGCTGACGGCCAGTAGCCACTCGTGCGTACGCTGCCTGTGCATCTCCCCAACGTACCAAGTCGGAGTGTCTGTCGGTATACTCACCAGCAAATTCCGAACGACGTTCGCGTTTCAAATGTGCCATCGTGGCACCTGTAAGTGGAGCTAACCCTGCCCGATCGCGCACGAGGTTGATACCTGCATCACCATTCTGTCCTTGCATAATTTGCGCTTCTGATTTCATCAATAAAATATCCGCGTAGCGTACCAAAGGCACATTCAGATCCGAAGTTGGGTAATCTCCATTTGGATTTAAATGCTGCGCAATAGGGTATTTAAACGGATCCATGTATTTCTTAAACTGAAAACCAGTCTGCGAGTTGGAAGAAGAATATCGGCGCTCCGATCCAAACAAAGTATAGGTATCATTGAACTCCAAGATAGTCGCCTTTTTGCGTGCATCTCCTGCTTCAAACGAATTGTACAATTCTAACGTAGGGTGAAAATATCCCCAACCATTGTATAGTCCGTACCCTGTGTTTTCAAACATAACGGCAGGCAATATCGATCCCTGAATTTTGTTAGACACTACCGAGAAGATATACTCGCTCGAGTAATTGTTAGCCACATAAAAAACACTGGCAAAATCTTCTGCTGGATTATTGGTATCAATCAGCTTTCTACCCGAACCAGAATTGGTTACCAGATCACAATACTTCGCCACTTCAGCCCATTTCGCCACATCATAACGCGCCCATTGCAGGTTTGTCTTTGCCAAATAAGCATAGGCTGCATCTTTATTTGCACGACCCAAATCTGCAGATCCGTAGGTCGTTACTAAAGGTAGCATTTCGGCAGCTTTTAACAGGTCTGCTTCCATCATTGCAAAGTTTTCACGCACATGGGCAGGACGCTCAAAGCGTGTCTCCAACATGTTTTCTTCGGTCACGATCGGAAGCCCTGCGCGCTGATCGCCATAATGCTGTGTCAAATAAAAGTAAGCATAGGCACGCATAAAATAAGCTTCGCCTAACACGCGTTGCTTCGTCTGCTCCGTGATTTCCATAGCTGGCACCTTACTAATGATGGTATTGGCACGTTGTACGATTTGATAGATACGCTTGTACATGGAGTTCACCCGGCTTTCATTACCATTGGCGGTGAAGTTACGCACCGCAGCAGAACCAGCATCGGTACGGCCAGTCACCATATCGTCCGAAGCATTCACAAGCCAGAATAACCCTCTTCCAAACAAATCTCCATCATTGAAATGCTGATATAGTCCATTTGCAGCGAAGATCGCATCAGCCTCTGTTTTCCAATAGTTCGCATCGGTAATTGATCCCTGTGGAGTAAGGTCTGTAAAATCGGTGGAACACGATTGTGCGACTAACCCCATACTCACTAAGGCCATCGCGATATATTTATTCATTTTTAAAGACATTATCGTTGATTTTAAGGATTAAAAATTAACATTTAAACCTACTGTATATGTTTTTGCTAACGGGTAATTACCTACATCTAAGCCTACTGTACCTACCTCTGGATCGATACCAGAGTACGAAGTGAACGTTAATGGATTCTCTGCTGCGATGTATATACGCGACTGCAGTTTGCCTAAAGGCAAGGTATAGCCAAACGTGACGTTTTTGATGCGGAAGTAATCGCCACTCTCTAAGTACCAGTCGGAAGCAGTTCCAAAGTTATTGTTTGGATCCTGACGAGATAAAATAGGAATATCTGCATCCGTATTTTGAGGCGTCCAAGCATCCAGTACGCGGCTATCTAAGTTGTACCCGTTAGAAGCAGCATTGTAGGCGGTATATTTATAGCCATTAAAAATCTTCGACCCAGATACGCCGTAGGTCAATACGTTCAAATCAAATTGCTTATAGTCCAAGTTGAGGGAGAAACCATAGGTAAAGCGAGGAATAGCACTACCCATATATACACGGTCATCGTCATTAATACGGCCATCGCCATTAGTATCCACGAAACGAAAATCTCCCGGACGAGCCTGCGGCTGAATTAATTGACCATCTCTCGAATGCGCATTGATTTCCTCCTGAGAATTAAAAATACCCGCTTGTGGAATCAAGTAATACGAATAAAGGCGTTGCCCAGGTGTAGAGCGGTAAGGCAATAGTACGGTTCGTACATTATCTGGATGCTGAATAAAATCATTGAAATAACCATCCAGGTTTAAGACCTTATTGTCATTCACGCTGATGTTTGCCTGCGCACCAAAGCCCCATTCTCCAAACCGATCATTGTACCGTACAGATCCCTCAAATCCTTTGTTGAGGATATCACCTACGTTGGACGTCGGTCCCTGAGAAAATCCGGCATGTGGGTTGGCATCATTGGTATATACCATACCCAATGTTTTCTTTTCGTAGTAATCGGCCGCGATGGTAATTTTATTCAAAATCGTCATGTCTACCCCCACATCAAACGATTGTGAGACTTCCCACAACAAATTTGGGTTGAATTGTTTGTTCACGGCAAAATGGCGTACCAACTGGCCATCGGCTCCAATCGGCGTAATCGTACCGGTAGACAATGGAATATTGAAAGCATATCGATCTACGGATTGAATATTACCAATTTGCCCCCATGATGCCCTCACTTTTAGATCATTGATCAATGAGCTGCGGAAAAATGGTTCGGACGAGATCTTCCATGCACCTGAAACGGACGGGAATACATCGGAACGATTTTGCGATGACAAACGAGAAGTACGGTCTTTACGAATACTAGCACCGATAAAGTAACGATTTGCATAGTTGTAGTTTACCCGTCCGATAGCCGATGTCAAAGCATCCTCCCATACGCTACTGGTCGGCAATGTAGGCAATGATGCGGCGTTGCCAATGTATTGGTACCAATCATCTTCACGTTCGAAGCCCATTCCCTGTACATAAAACTGCTCATAATGCGTTCTTTGCGCAGAATATACGGCCACTACATCGAAGTTATGATCACCAAAGCTTTTGGTGTAGTTCAATTGTTGATCCCAGATCCAACGGTCTTCTTTGGATTCTTCCTGGGTCAGATAATTATTCAAACTAGCGCGACCTATTTCTGGAATTCTTGGATCAAAACGCTTTAGAGAATAACGTCTCATATTCAGGCCAAAGTTGGATTTGAAGGTCAACCCATCCAAAATATCCACTTTGACAAAGGCATTACCATTCAGGTTGAGCGTTGGATTATTGACCGTAGGTCTCAACAATAAAGCCACAGGATTATACGTATCGCCATAGATACTCGAGAATCCTGATAGATCGGATGGCACTGTACCGTGGAAGTTACCCGCGTCGTCGTATACCGGTGCCGCAGGATTCATATAGATCGCATTGATAATAGCGCCGCTATAGCTACTGCTGGTATTGGTACCGCGTGTCGTCGTTTGATTGACGTAGAAATTCTGACCAATGGTGACACGATCGGTGAGATCAAATTCCGATTTAAGGCGGTAAGCAAAGCGTTTGTAACCGGTATTTAGCAACATCCCTTCGCGGTCGTGGTAACCGAATGAACTGCTGTAGCTGGATTTCTCTCCTCCGCCAGAAAGCTGTGCATTGGCATTCAATATATTCCCGGTCTGGAAAATTTCATTCATCCAGTTGGTACGCGTCACCTGTCCCCAAGGATTCTGTTGCGCATCATGCCCTGCTTGCAGGTTTAGTCCACTCGTCGCATACGCTTGATTGTAGGCATTAGCATATTGTGCCGCATCCAGCGCGCTTGGCAAGTTGCTAGCCGACTGCCAACCACGGTACAGGTCTACATTTAATTTTGGCGCACCTGCTTTTCCACTCTTTGTGGTAATGACAATGACTCCGGAAGACGCTTGCGCTCCATAGATCGCTGCAGCAGCGGCATCTTTCAAAATATCTACTTTCTCTATATCATTCGGGTTGATGGGACCACCGTAATACGGCATACCATCTACCACATACAGGGGTTCTTCAGCATTTAATGTTCCCATACCGCGTACCATGACCCTTGGATTCGCACTTGGATCGCCACCTGGAGACATCACCGTCAATCCGGCTACATTGCCCTGCATCATATCGGCAATATTGCTCAAAGGGCGGTTTACCTGATCAGATACATTGGGCAAGGAACTCACTGCCGTCGTCAGATCGCCGCGACGTTGTTGCCCGTAACCTACTACTACAATCTCATCCAATTCAGACTGTTGCTGCTCTAGTCTAATCAACATCGAACTGCTCTCGCCTGCACTCAATGCTTTGGTCGCTGTCTCATACGGCTGATAACCTACCATACTCACACGAATGCGGTATTGCGTGGTTGCATTAACGCCTTCCAGCACAAACATACCCTTCGCATCGGTAGATACTTGAGCGATCGATTTTCCGTTCGCATCGACCAACTGCACGTTAGCGCCTGGTATGTAGGTGCCGGTATTGTCCATGATCGTGCCACGCAACTGTCCGGAAGACTGTGCCCAGGCATTGGCCGCAAGGAAGAAGGCTACGCCACTCATCGCTAACCGAACATTTCTAAAAATGCTTCTCTTTTTCATCTATTAATTTGTTGTTTGGTTTTTTATTCCTGTAGGAACGGTTTGATTCGCTTCTATTTTTTGGCTAATAATCAATGCGGTAGGCGTCTCTTCGCAGTGCAGATCGTTCATCTGGCAGATCACACGGATCATCATCGTGGCCGATTCATAAGCAGCAAATTCACCACTGAAGGTCAACCCGTGCAGATCCAAATTTGCAGTGACGATTTGTACTTGCTTACGCTGCGCGATGACGTCAAATACCGATTGTAGCGGCTCATTTGTAAAACGCAAAGGCGCTGGTGTACTGCCCTCGCTATCACGGGCAATCTCTTCAGTGGCCATGGTTGGTTTAGATCTTTTAGGCGACTGCAACACAAAAGTGGCTGCTTCCCGATCTATCGACAATTTGTCGCCAGCTACTAGGTATTGCTCGGCCAGCACTCTTCCATGAGTGGGTGATCCTTTTACCACGATCTTGCCAGATAACAGGGAGATATCAATGCTATTCTCTGCATTGGCATCGATTAGGAATACCGTGCCCAATGCCGTGGTGCTATATCCATCTGTCCACACGGTAAAAGGACGACTTGTATCATGAGCCACCTCAAATTTAGCGCGGCCACGCAAGTGCAGTGTACGCTCGGATTGGCCATATGCTATTGTGTAGCGAAGCTCAGCTCCCGGAGCTAAGGTGACCAACGAACCATCTTTTAAGCGCGCAGAGCGATCGTAGCTTTGGGTATTAAATAGGCTAATGGTATCCTGTCTTACTTTTGGAACACTACTAAGCAGCTGCTCCGATGTGGAATAGTGTACTTTAAAGGTGATCGCTGCCACGCCAATAAGTAACAACATCGCTGCTGCTATCGTCCAAGTAGTACTGAGGCGACGCGGCTTCTTATCTTGCACACCCATTTTGCAATGCACTTGCTGCAATATCTCGGCATATTCCCGATCCGTAAGCAGACCCGAATCTTTTTGGTCTACTTCTTCGAAGAATGCTTGTTCTAATTTCGCTTTTACTTTCGCTTCCTCGCGCTCTAGATCTTTCAGAAAAATAGCCTTTTCTTTCTGACTTAATAGTCCCTTCCACAGATCAGCAATACGTCTTCCAATAGGATGTTTCATCATGAGTAAATACACCGATGTACACCGATTGGGGATGCCTATTTACGTTAAGAAATAATGAAGTAATTGTAAATTGAACGTGTATTGTTACAGCAGAAAAAACAGGAGCAATAATGGTGTCATCGGCGAAGAATAATGCTGCATCACATGCATTTTGATGGCTTTGTTGGATTGTTTGAGGTAATCGCTCACCGATTGCTGACTGATGCCCAATAGGGCCGCTACATCCGCTTTGGAACGGCCTTCGTAACGGCACAGCATAAATACTTCTTTTTTTCGTGCTGGGAGAGTTTCTATGGCATCATCGATCAGTGCCAATTGCCGATTCAATTCTTCTTCATCTTCTTCGATTTGCGAAATAGCAGAGAGATGCGGATATTCAGCGACATAATCTACCGTCTCTTTCAACTTCTTACGGAGGCAATTCAGAGATTTATTGTAACTCACGACAAACAGCCAACCGCCTACGGATTCCCTTGATTCGAACTTAAAGCGATTTTGCCACAGCGAAAGAAAAACATCTTGCAGCAATTCACTGGCCAACTCTGGAGCGTGCACCAATTTCAAAATATTGGCGTGCACGGGCTTATGATAGTGCGCATACAATCGGTTGAAGGCATTTATATCGCCTGCTGCCAATTGCTGTACGTCTCGTTGTTCAAGGTAATCGCTTTTCATACCGATGTTCAAAAGCCCCTATAGAATGGGAAATTTTGACAAAAATATCTAAAAACGATTGTTGATAGCGATGCGTTTATGTTATCAAATTATTAAAATTTATGAACTCGTAGCACTGGGAACATCACCATTTAGAATGATATACAACGGTAAGATAAATCGGGGAATGACCAGATACGCCGAGAAGTTATGGGTAAAAAAATTGATCTACCAAAGACATAAAGGCATCTTCTTCTGTGGCATAGCGATTGACCAAGCGTTGCCAAGATTTTGCCTGAAATTCAATTTCATTACCAAAAGAATCACTATAAATTCGTCTATTAAAAATATCATTTGTTAGAGAGGCTTTATCTTTTCCTTCGATAAACTCCCAGGTACCGTTAAGGGTCTTATGCAGCTTTGTATTTACCCCATTAACTTGTTCGTTACGCTGAATGGAACCGAAAATATCCGTCCCTTGCTCCAGTTTATAGCCTCTATTGTCTTCAATAATTAATTTATCAAAAATATCAATCCTGTATTTGGCGGTATAATTCTCACTTCTTCTATTCTCACGGATTAAATCTATAAAGACATGTTGTTGTTTATTGCTATTCGTTAGGATACCCGGATACTGTTCTAAAAGATACTTCTTCTCGTAGGTAATTTCATTACGCCTATTATCACTAAAAACCAGATCATCAAAGATATTTTTCTTCAGTGTAGCCTGGTAACTGCCATCATCGCTGCGATACGTGAGATTTCCAAATATATCGGTCTTCACGAAGTGTCTTTGTGCAAACACGCCCAAACTCAGGCAACTTAAAAGTAGTAAAAGCGTAAATTTCTTCATTATGATCTTTTTTATTGGATTGATGTGATAACCCTAAAGTTTAAGGCCGCAACAAAAATGTCAAAAATTGCGCATCACGTCAACTACTAACGATCAAATTCGGCTC is a window from the Sphingobacterium sp. lm-10 genome containing:
- a CDS encoding FecR domain-containing protein — protein: MMKHPIGRRIADLWKGLLSQKEKAIFLKDLEREEAKVKAKLEQAFFEEVDQKDSGLLTDREYAEILQQVHCKMGVQDKKPRRLSTTWTIAAAMLLLIGVAAITFKVHYSTSEQLLSSVPKVRQDTISLFNTQSYDRSARLKDGSLVTLAPGAELRYTIAYGQSERTLHLRGRAKFEVAHDTSRPFTVWTDGYSTTALGTVFLIDANAENSIDISLLSGKIVVKGSPTHGRVLAEQYLVAGDKLSIDREAATFVLQSPKRSKPTMATEEIARDSEGSTPAPLRFTNEPLQSVFDVIAQRKQVQIVTANLDLHGLTFSGEFAAYESATMMIRVICQMNDLHCEETPTALIISQKIEANQTVPTGIKNQTTN
- a CDS encoding SusC/RagA family TonB-linked outer membrane protein translates to MKKRSIFRNVRLAMSGVAFFLAANAWAQSSGQLRGTIMDNTGTYIPGANVQLVDANGKSIAQVSTDAKGMFVLEGVNATTQYRIRVSMVGYQPYETATKALSAGESSSMLIRLEQQQSELDEIVVVGYGQQRRGDLTTAVSSLPNVSDQVNRPLSNIADMMQGNVAGLTVMSPGGDPSANPRVMVRGMGTLNAEEPLYVVDGMPYYGGPINPNDIEKVDILKDAAAAAIYGAQASSGVIVITTKSGKAGAPKLNVDLYRGWQSASNLPSALDAAQYANAYNQAYATSGLNLQAGHDAQQNPWGQVTRTNWMNEIFQTGNILNANAQLSGGGEKSSYSSSFGYHDREGMLLNTGYKRFAYRLKSEFDLTDRVTIGQNFYVNQTTTRGTNTSSSYSGAIINAIYMNPAAPVYDDAGNFHGTVPSDLSGFSSIYGDTYNPVALLLRPTVNNPTLNLNGNAFVKVDILDGLTFKSNFGLNMRRYSLKRFDPRIPEIGRASLNNYLTQEESKEDRWIWDQQLNYTKSFGDHNFDVVAVYSAQRTHYEQFYVQGMGFEREDDWYQYIGNAASLPTLPTSSVWEDALTSAIGRVNYNYANRYFIGASIRKDRTSRLSSQNRSDVFPSVSGAWKISSEPFFRSSLINDLKVRASWGQIGNIQSVDRYAFNIPLSTGTITPIGADGQLVRHFAVNKQFNPNLLWEVSQSFDVGVDMTILNKITIAADYYEKKTLGMVYTNDANPHAGFSQGPTSNVGDILNKGFEGSVRYNDRFGEWGFGAQANISVNDNKVLNLDGYFNDFIQHPDNVRTVLLPYRSTPGQRLYSYYLIPQAGIFNSQEEINAHSRDGQLIQPQARPGDFRFVDTNGDGRINDDDRVYMGSAIPRFTYGFSLNLDYKQFDLNVLTYGVSGSKIFNGYKYTAYNAASNGYNLDSRVLDAWTPQNTDADIPILSRQDPNNNFGTASDWYLESGDYFRIKNVTFGYTLPLGKLQSRIYIAAENPLTFTSYSGIDPEVGTVGLDVGNYPLAKTYTVGLNVNF
- a CDS encoding sigma-70 family RNA polymerase sigma factor, with protein sequence MKSDYLEQRDVQQLAAGDINAFNRLYAHYHKPVHANILKLVHAPELASELLQDVFLSLWQNRFKFESRESVGGWLFVVSYNKSLNCLRKKLKETVDYVAEYPHLSAISQIEEDEEELNRQLALIDDAIETLPARKKEVFMLCRYEGRSKADVAALLGISQQSVSDYLKQSNKAIKMHVMQHYSSPMTPLLLLFFLL